A stretch of the Coriobacteriia bacterium genome encodes the following:
- a CDS encoding glycosyltransferase family 2 protein yields MVIPVYLSEQVVDELYRRLKGVLDGMAPEMAHEIVYVDDGGADRSAELLDAIAERDESVRVLHLSRNFGHQIAITAGLDHAIGDAVVVMDDDLQDPPEVIPEMVAKWREGFETVFAVRDRREGEGAIKLTAAKAFYRVLGWLSDTHIPVDAGDFRLMDRVVVDAIGGMREESRYLRGMVAWAGFRQTSVAYVRNRRFAGRTNYSLRRLVRLGMDGVTSFSAWPLALSARFGVVVMCVAFAYAAVVLYKRLVDPASILPGTTSVLIAVLFLGGVQLVSIGMLGAYTSRIYYETKRRPLYLVSRVSGAATGQRPAPDDRCQDGGTAR; encoded by the coding sequence GTGGTCATCCCGGTCTACCTGAGCGAGCAAGTCGTCGACGAGCTATACAGGAGGCTGAAGGGCGTCCTCGATGGCATGGCGCCTGAGATGGCTCACGAGATCGTCTACGTCGACGACGGCGGTGCGGATCGTTCGGCGGAGCTGCTCGACGCTATCGCTGAGCGCGACGAGTCCGTCAGAGTGCTCCATTTGTCACGGAACTTCGGTCACCAGATCGCGATCACAGCAGGCCTCGATCATGCCATTGGCGACGCCGTCGTGGTGATGGACGACGATCTACAAGACCCCCCCGAGGTCATCCCGGAGATGGTCGCGAAATGGCGTGAGGGGTTCGAGACCGTCTTCGCCGTGCGCGACCGACGCGAGGGCGAGGGGGCCATCAAGCTCACCGCAGCCAAAGCGTTCTACCGGGTGCTCGGCTGGTTGTCCGATACGCACATACCGGTCGACGCGGGTGACTTCCGCCTAATGGACCGGGTAGTCGTGGATGCCATCGGAGGGATGCGGGAGGAGAGCCGCTACCTGCGCGGCATGGTGGCATGGGCCGGCTTCCGACAGACCTCGGTCGCCTACGTGCGCAATCGTCGGTTCGCGGGTCGGACCAATTACAGCTTGCGTCGACTGGTCCGTCTTGGTATGGACGGGGTGACGAGTTTCTCAGCATGGCCTCTGGCGCTGTCGGCGCGGTTCGGCGTCGTGGTGATGTGCGTTGCGTTCGCTTACGCAGCGGTCGTGCTGTACAAGAGGCTGGTGGACCCGGCATCCATCCTGCCAGGCACGACGTCGGTGTTGATCGCCGTGCTGTTCCTAGGCGGTGTCCAGCTCGTGTCCATCGGGATGCTCGGCGCGTACACGAGCCGCATCTACTATGAGACAAAACGACGGCCGCTGTACCTCGTGTCCCGAGTGTCCGGAGCAGCCACGGGGCAGCGACCCGCTCCCGACGACAGGTGTCAGGACGGCGGGACGGCTCGATGA
- a CDS encoding Gfo/Idh/MocA family oxidoreductase: MSDILRFGIIGYGKMGRIRHDALARIEGCEVAVVCERAPVEDIPEEALFTTDPMKVIADPMLDAIVVCTSNDVMRDFVVAGLDAGKHVFCEKPPGRDMTELGEMVAAEAAHPGAKLMFGFNHRHHESMIKAKELIESGEYGELLWMRGRYGKSVDEDFFSTWRAKREIAGGGILLDQGIHMLDLFLMMAGDFDTVQAHVSNLYWNLDIEDNVFAIYSNAKGQCASLHSTMTQWRHIFSLEVFLSRGYIAINGLKTSSNSYGDEVMSVAKNRSAPPAASWTDEEKLVYHVDTSWDREIGMFVDCIRTGAPVPVGNSEDARKVLRLVEATYEAGRMTKTVNA, encoded by the coding sequence TTGAGCGACATCCTGCGGTTCGGCATCATCGGGTACGGCAAGATGGGGCGCATACGCCACGACGCCCTCGCGCGCATCGAGGGATGCGAGGTCGCGGTGGTGTGCGAGCGCGCGCCCGTCGAGGACATCCCGGAGGAGGCCCTCTTCACGACCGACCCGATGAAGGTCATCGCCGACCCGATGCTCGACGCGATCGTCGTCTGCACGAGCAACGACGTCATGCGCGACTTCGTCGTGGCGGGTCTCGACGCGGGGAAGCACGTCTTCTGCGAGAAGCCGCCAGGGCGGGACATGACCGAGCTGGGGGAGATGGTCGCCGCGGAAGCCGCGCATCCGGGCGCGAAGCTGATGTTCGGCTTCAACCACCGGCACCACGAGTCGATGATCAAGGCGAAGGAGCTCATCGAATCGGGCGAGTACGGCGAGCTGCTCTGGATGCGCGGACGCTACGGCAAGTCGGTCGACGAGGACTTCTTCTCGACATGGCGGGCGAAGCGCGAGATCGCCGGCGGCGGGATCCTCCTCGACCAGGGCATCCACATGCTCGACCTCTTCCTCATGATGGCCGGGGACTTCGACACCGTGCAGGCGCACGTGAGCAACCTCTACTGGAACCTCGACATCGAGGACAATGTCTTCGCCATCTACAGCAACGCGAAGGGGCAATGCGCGTCGCTGCACTCGACGATGACGCAGTGGCGACACATCTTCTCGCTCGAGGTGTTCCTCTCGCGCGGCTACATCGCGATCAACGGCCTCAAGACGAGCTCGAACAGTTACGGAGACGAGGTCATGTCCGTCGCGAAGAACCGCTCGGCGCCCCCCGCGGCGTCGTGGACCGACGAGGAGAAGCTCGTCTACCACGTCGACACGTCGTGGGACCGCGAGATAGGCATGTTCGTCGATTGCATCCGCACCGGCGCTCCCGTTCCCGTCGGCAACAGCGAGGACGCGCGCAAGGTGCTGCGCCTCGTCGAGGCGACGTACGAGGCGGGCCGGATGACGAAGACGGTGAACGCGTGA